From the genome of Vicia villosa cultivar HV-30 ecotype Madison, WI linkage group LG2, Vvil1.0, whole genome shotgun sequence, one region includes:
- the LOC131649029 gene encoding uncharacterized protein LOC131649029: MGIKVRKPFCLSFKGVPTSLKILCDNVSGAFVLSESLNRLISLVRTKVDETLLNTMIRFYDPLLHCFTYRDFQLVPTLEEFSSILGLHVLDQMPYTGEEEIPKLEDVAAALHLPRSEIKKVWVNKGDYTGLPIDFLYSQAEILINAASMDALEKVFAFLIYGQVLFPRYDKIVDVIATEIFISNNPVPTLLGDLLHSIHHRSSKGKGCVLGCAPLLHKWFISHLPCSVIKNEEGGTWVQRIMRLSYDDIFGFALKDKPRSIYLSAENFDYDSDATGKKKLFIRAWSKVKKVCTRELGLRNYIPSDLYFRWIYDRVVEYGMPYPSDIPVMPRVTPPVIPVVLEPYVPAPNEDLAATVASLRREKADLEKRLREVEAEKAVLVADAKERDGMLDYFSYKWKIEDFVSPDQIQSWEQEIDRLVQERNEMIKGHKEEIRSLKRKGRLED; encoded by the exons atgggaATCAAAGTTCGTAAACCTTTCTGCCTCAGCTTCAAGGGAGTACCTACATCTCTGAAGATTCTTTGTGATAATGTTTCTGGTGCTTTTGTGCTTTCTGAGTCTCTTAATAGATTAATCAGCCTGGtacgaaccaaagtggatgaaaCGCTCCTCAATACGATGATCCGGTTTTATGATCCTCTCCTTCATTGCTTTACTTATAGGGACTTTCAGTTGGTTCCCACATTAGAGGAATTTTCCTCCATACTAGGATTACATGTGCTTGATCAGATGCCCTACACTGGTGAAGAAGAGATTCCTAAGTTGGAAGatgttgctgctgcattgcatttGCCTCGATCAGAAATTAAAAAGGTTTGGGTGAATAAAGGAGACTACACTGGTTTGCCTATTGACTTCTTGTATAGTCAAGCTGAAATCTTGATTAATGCTGCGAGTATGGATGCTCTTGAAAAGGTCTTCGCTTTCCTGATCTATGGACAAGTCTTATTCCCTCGTTACGACAAAATTGTAGATGTGATTGCCACTGAGATCTTCATCAGCAATAATCCCGTTCCTACCTTATTGGGTGACTTGTTGCACTCCATCCATCATCGATCATCTAAAGGAAAAGGCTGCGTTCTTGGGTGTGCACCTCTTCttcataagtggtttatttctcacttaccctGTTCCgtaataaagaatgaagaaggtgggACTTGGGTTCAAAGAATCATGAGGCTTTCATACGATGATATC tttggtttcgcGTTGAAAGACAAACCTCGCTCCATATACCTTAGCGCGGAAAATTTTGATTATGATTCAGATGCAACCGGAAAGAAGAAGTTGTTTATTAGAGCTTGGTCCAAGGTAAAGAAAGTATGCACGAGAGAATTGGGACTAAGGAACTACATCCCTTCAGATCTTTATTTTAGGTGGATTTATGATCGAGTTGTTGAGTATGGTATGCCATATCCATCTGATATCCCGGTTATGCCAAGGGTTACCCCTCCGGTCATTCCCGTGGTTTTGGAGCCTTATGTTCCCGCTCCAAATGAAGACCTTGCTGCTACTGTTGCTTCTTTAAGAAGAGAAAAGGCTGATCTTGAAAAGCGCTTACGTGAGGTTGAGGCTGAAAAAGCAGTGTTAGTGGCTGATGCTAAAGAGCGAGAtggtatgcttgactatttctcctATAAATGGAAAATTGAGGATTTCGTCTCTCCGgatcagatacaatcatgggaACAGGAGATTGATAGACTCGTCCAAGAAAGAAACGAAATGATTAAAGGTCACAAAGAGGAGATCAGAAGTTTAAAGAGAAAGGGCCGACTCGAAGActga